The proteins below come from a single Benincasa hispida cultivar B227 chromosome 4, ASM972705v1, whole genome shotgun sequence genomic window:
- the LOC120075489 gene encoding sugar transporter ERD6-like 6 — translation MSFRDDSEDGRDLRKPFLHTGSWYRMGSRQSSLMGSSQAIRDNSISVVACVLIVALGPIQFGFTGGYSSPTQFAITRDLGLTVSEYSLFGSLSNVGAMVGAITSGQLAEYIGRKGALMIAAIPNIIGWLTISFAKDSSFLYMGRLLEGFGVGIISYTVPVYIAEIAPQNLRGSLGSVNQLSVTVGIMLSYLLGLFVPWRILAVLGILPCTILIPGLFFIPESPRWLAKMGMTEEFETSLQVLRGFDTDITIEVNEIKRSVASANRRRTIRFADLKQKRYWLPLSIGIGLLILQQLSGINGVLFYSSTIFASAGITSSNAATFGLGAIQVVATAVTTWVIDRAGRRLLLIISSAGMTLSLLIVAVAFFVKDAVSKDSSLYSIAGIVSVVGVVAMVVAFSLGVGAIPWIIMSEILPVDIKGLAGSIATLANWFSAWGVTMSANLLLAWSSGGTFTIYLMVTGFMVLFVTLWVPETKGRTLEEIQFSFR, via the exons ATGAGTTTCAGGGACGATAGTGAAGATGGGAGGGATCTCAGGAAGCCATTTTTGCACACGGGGAGCTGGTATCGAATGGGTTCGAGGCAATCCAGTCTGATGGGTTCGTCTCAGGCAATTCGTGACAACTCAATCTCTGTAGTTGCTTGTGTTCTCATCGTTGCTTTGGGCCCTATCCAGTTTGGTTTCACG GGAGGGTATTCATCACCGACCCAATTTGCAATAACTCGGGATCTTGGACTTACTGTCTCGGAG TATTCTTTATTTGGTTCTTTAAGCAATGTTGGTGCTATGGTTGGGGCTATAACCAGCGGTCAGTTGGCTGAGTATATTGGGCGGAAAGGG GCCTTAATGATTGCTGCAATTCCCAATATTATAGGGTGGCTTACTATATCATTTGCAAAA GATTCTTCTTTCCTCTACATGGGGAGGTTACTGGAAGGATTTGGCGTGGGAATAATCTCTTATACG GTTCCCGTTTATATAGCTGAGATAGCACCACAAAACTTGAGAGGAAGTCTCGGTTCAGTCAATCAG CTGTCTGTTACCGTGGGAATTATGCTGTCTTATCTGCTGGGACTATTCGTACCATGGAGAATACTTGCAGTTTTGG GAATTTTGCCTTGTACAATACTGATACCTGGATTGTTTTTCATCCCAGAATCTCCAAGATGGCTG GCAAAGATGGGGATGACAGAAGAATTTGAAACATCTTTGCAAGTTCTTCGTGGGTTTGATACTGATATAACCATTGAAGTAAATGAAATCAAG AGGTCTGTAGCTTCTGCTAACAGAAGAAGAACTATTAGATTTGCAGATCTGAAGCAGAAAAGATACTGGTTGCCTTTGTCG ATTGGTATAGGATTACTTATTCTGCAGCAACTAAGTGGAATTAATGGTGTTTTATTCTATTCGAGTACCATCTTTGCATCTGCCG GTATTACCTCCAGTAATGCTGCTACATTTGGCCTTGGCGCTATTCAG GTTGTTGCCACTGCAGTTACAACATGGGTGATTGACCGAGCTGGACGTCGTCTTCTACTTATT atCTCCTCTGCTGGAATGACTCTTAGCCTTCTGATTGTTGCTGTGGCATTCTTTGTGAAG GATGCTGTCTCTAAGGATTCCAGTTTGTATAGTATAGCAGGGATTGTCTCTGTAGTTGGTGTTGTG GCCATGGTTGTCGCTTTCTCTCTTGGTGTTGGAGCAATTCCATGGATCATAATGTCCGAG ATTCTTCCTGTGGATATCAAGGGTCTTGCTGGTAGTATAGCAACACTAGCCAACTGGTTTAGCGCATGGGGAGTCACAATGTCTGCTAATCTGCTCTTAGCATGGAGCAGTGGAG GAACATTTACAATCTACTTGATGGTGACTGGTTTCATGGTGCTATTTGTTACTCTTTGGGTACCTGAGACAAAAGGCAGAACCCTTGAAGAAATTCAGTTTTCCTTTAGATGA